The Coffea arabica cultivar ET-39 chromosome 1e, Coffea Arabica ET-39 HiFi, whole genome shotgun sequence genome has a window encoding:
- the LOC113715131 gene encoding inorganic phosphate transporter 1-4-like: MPETQNNVLNALDVAKTQWYHFTAIVIAGMGFFTDAYDLFCISLVTKLLGRTYYYVEGAEKPGSLPPNVSAAVNGVAFCGTLAGQLFFGWLGDKMGRKKVYGITLMIMVLASIASGHSFGHGPKFVMGTLCFWRFWLGFGIGGDYPLSATIMSEYANKKTRGGFIAAVFAMQGFGILSGGIFAIIISAIFNARFKAPSFALDPAGSTVPQADYVWRIILMAGAIPAALTYYWRMKMPETARYTALVAKNGKQATADMSKVLQVDLEAQQEINIQTTQKSAGSFGLFTKEFLRRHGLHLLGTTTTWFLLDIAYYSQNLFQKDIFSAIGWLPSAKSMNAIEEVFKIAKAQTLIALCGTVPGYWFTVFLIDKMGRFAIQLMGFCMMTIFMLALAIPYDHWAKGNHVGFVVLYSLTFFFANFGPNATTFIVPAEIFPARLRATCHGISAASGKLGAIVGAFGFLYLAQNQDKTKTDAGYPPGIGMRNSLIVLAVINLLGALFTFLVPEPKGRSLEEISGEDQQAQQPTQS; this comes from the coding sequence ATGCCTGAAACCCAAAATAACGTGCTTAATGCACTTGACGTCGCAAAAACACAATGGTACCATTTCACTGCAATTGTCATTGCTGGAATGGGCTTCTTCACGGACGCATATGATCTCTTCTGCATATCCCTTGTCACAAAGTTGTTGGGCCGCACATACTACTACGTCGAAGGAGCAGAAAAACCAGGCAGCTTACCTCCTAACGTATCAGCTGCGGTAAATGGGGTAGCATTTTGCGGAACTCTGGCCGGCCAACTCTTCTTTGGATGGCTTGGGGATAAAATGGGCCGCAAAAAGGTGTACGGAATCACGCTTATGATCATGGTTCTTGCCTCAATTGCTTCGGGGCATTCCTTCGGGCATGGTCCAAAATTTGTCATGGGAACACTATGCTTTTGGCGGTTTTGGCTTGGTTTCGGCATCGGAGGCGATTATCCGCTGTCGGCCACCATCATGTCAGAGTACGCAAATAAAAAGACTCGTGGCGGTTTCATAGCTGCTGTTTTTGCCATGCAGGGATTTGGGATATTATCTGGTGGCATCTTTGCCATCATCATCTCTGCAATTTTCAATGCAAGGTTTAAGGCTCCATCTTTTGCACTCGACCCCGCTGGCTCAACTGTTCCTCAGGCAGACTATGTTTGGAGGATAATTCTCATGGCTGGAGCAATCCCTGCTGCATTGACTTACTATTGGCGGATGAAGATGCCTGAGACTGCCCGGTATACGGCTTTGGTTGCCAAGAATGGAAAACAAGCTACCGCTGACATGTCTAAGGTTCTACAGGTCGATTTGGAAGCACAACAAGAAATCAACATCCAGACAACTCAAAAATCGGCAGGCTCATTTGGCTTGTTCACAAAGGAGTTTCTTCGGCGCCATGGGCTTCACTTGTTAGGTACAACCACCACATGGTTTTTACTTGATATTGCATATTACAGTCAAAATTTGTTCCAAAAGGACATCTTCTCTGCAATTGGATGGCTTCCCTCGGCAAAGTCTATGAATGCCATCGAGGAAGTCTTCAAGATCGCCAAGGCACAAACCTTGATTGCCTTGTGCGGTACAGTCCCAGGATATTGGTTCACTGTCTTTCTGATTGACAAGATGGGAAGGTTTGCCATTCAGTTGATGGGCTTCTGTATGATGACAATCTTTATGCTTGCTTTGGCCATCCCCTACGACCACTGGGCTAAAGGAAACCATGTTGGCTTTGTGGTACTGTACTCGTTAACCTTCTTCTTTGCAAATTTTGGTCCCAATGCCACTACATTCATTGTGCCTGCTGAGATTTTTCCAGCCAGGTTGAGAGCAACCTGCCATGGCATTTCAGCTgcatctggaaaattaggtgcAATTGTGGGTGCGTTTGGGTTCTTGTATTTGGCTCAAAACCAAGATAAGACAAAGACAGATGCAGGATATCCACCTGGCATTGGAATGAGAAATTCGCTGATTGTGTTGGCTGTCATCAATCTTTTGGGTGCACTGTTTACGTTCTTAGTGCCTGAACCAAAGGGCAGGTCTCTAGAAGAAATTTCAGGTGAGGACCAACAGGCACAGCAGCCCACACAGAGTTAA
- the LOC113715136 gene encoding actin-depolymerizing factor, whose amino-acid sequence MSFRIRGQNATSGMGVADHSKDAFLELKRKKAYRYVIFKIDEKKKEVVVEKTGNPAESYDDFTASMPENDCRYAVYDFDFVTSENCQKSKIFFIAWSPAISRIRAKMLYATSKERFKRELDGIHYEIQATDPTEMDLEVIRDRAN is encoded by the exons ATGTCTTTCAGAATCAGAGGA CAAAATGCTACTTCTGGTATGGGAGTTGCTGATCACAGCAAAGATGCATTCTTGgagttgaagaggaagaaggctTACCGCTATGTTATATTCAAGATCGatgagaagaaaaaggaagttgTAGTTGAGAAAACTGGCAATCCAGCTGAAAGCTATGACGATTTTACTGCTTCCATGCCTGAAAATGATTGCCGTTATGCAGTCTATGACTTTGATTTTGTCACCTCTGAGAATTGTCAAAAGAGCaagattttcttcattgcatg GTCTCCTGCAATCTCTAGAATTCGTGCCAAGATGCTTTATGCTACATCCAAAGAAAGGTTTAAAAGAGAGTTGGATGGAATTCATTATGAAATTCAGGCTACTGACCCTACTGAAATGGATCTCGAAGTTATCAGGGACCGTGCAAATTAA
- the LOC113715150 gene encoding inorganic phosphate transporter 1-4-like → MAGENLKVLNALDSAKTQWYHFTAIIIAGMGFFTDAYDLFCISLVTKMLGRIYYTKPGAPKPGSLPPDVSAAVNGVALCGTLAGQLFFGWLGDKLGRKKVYGITLMLMCLCSIASGLSFGHEAKSVMATLCFFRFWLGFGIGGDYPLSATIMSEYANKKTRGAFIAAVFAMQGFGILGGGVFAMIISVAFDAKYPAPPYEVDPVASTIPQADYVWRIILMAGAMPALLTFYWRLKMPETARYTALVANDLKQANADMSKVLQVDIEAEPAKVQQTAGSPSSSYGLLSKEFLTRHGLHLLGTTSTWFLLDIAFYSQNLFQKDIFSAIGWIPAAKTMNSINEVFTIAKAQTLIALCSTVPGYWFTVALIDRMGRFAIQLLGFTMMTAFMFALAFPYDHWTQPGHHIPFVVMYSLTFFFANFGPNATTFVVPAEIFPARFRSTCHGISAASGKLGAMVGAFGFLYLAQSPDKAKTDAGYPPGIGVKNSLIVLGAVNFLGFLFTFLVPESKGKSLEEMSGEIGDMKEGGEELDHPASYNNRTVPVI, encoded by the coding sequence ATGGCAGGGGAAAATCTGAAGGTGCTGAATGCTCTGGATTCGGCAAAAACACAATGGTATCACTTCACGGCGATTATCATTGCCGGAATGGGATTCTTCACAGATGCCTATGATCTCTTTTGTATCTCCCTTGTCACCAAGATGCTTGGCCGCATCTACTACACCAAACCAGGCGCTCCCAAGCCCGGCAGTCTGCCTCCTGATGTCTCTGCTGCTGTCAATGGCGTGGCACTCTGTGGAACCCTAGCCGGCCAGCTCTTCTTTGGTTGGCTCGGGGACAAGCTGGGAAGGAAGAAGGTTTATGGCATAACCCTCATGCTCATGTGCCTCTGTTCAATTGCTTCAGGCCTTTCCTTCGGTCACGAAGCAAAATCAGTTATGGCCACTCTTTGCTTCTTTCGCTTTTGGCTTGGATTTGGCATTGGCGGTGATTATCCTCTTTCCGCCACCATTATGTCTGAATATGCCAACAAGAAGACCCGCGGTGCCTTCATTGCAGCAGTCTTTGCCATGCAAGGCTTCGGCATTTTGGGTGGAGGCGTTTTCGCCATGATAATTTCCGTAGCTTTTGATGCCAAATACCCTGCTCCACCTTATGAGGTGGATCCGGTTGCTTCAACTATCCCGCAAGCGGATTATGTGTGGAGGATCATCCTGATGGCAGGCGCAATGCCAGCACTACTTACTTTCTACTGGCGGTTGAAGATGCCCGAAACTGCTCGTTACACCGCTCTTGTTGCCAATGATTTGAAGCAGGCTAATGCAGATATGTCCAAAGTTTTGCAAGTCGACATCGAGGCTGAGCCAGCCAAGGTCCAGCAGACAGCTGGAAGCCCGAGTAGCTCATACGGTCTGCTGTCCAAGGAATTTCTTACGCGTCATGGGCTTCACTTGCTTGGTACAACGAGCACATGGTTCTTGCTTGATATTGCATTTTACAGCCAGAATTTGTTCCAGAAGGACATTTTTAGTGCAATTGGATGGATCCCTGCAGCAAAGACTATGAACTCAATCAATGAAGTGTTTACCATTgccaaggcacaaactcttattGCTCTCTGCAGTACTGTGCCTGGCTACTGGTTCACAGTTGCCCTCATCGATAGAATGGGAAGATTTGCTATTCAATTGTTGGGTTTCACCATGATGACAGCTTTTATGTTTGCTCTGGCCTTCCCCTACGACCACTGGACTCAACCAGGACACCATATCCCATTTGTGGTGATGTACTCGTTGACCTTCTTCTTTGCCAATTTCGGTCCCAACGCCACCACTTTTGTTGTGCCAGCTGAGATCTTCCCAGCTAGATTTAGATCAACTTGTCACGGAATATCAGCTGCATCAGGGAAATTGGGAGCAATGGTGGGTGCTTTTGGATTCCTATATTTGGCTCAGAGCCCGGATAAGGCCAAGACTGATGCAGGGTACCCACCGGGTATTGGGGTGAAGAATTCCCTCATTGTGCTGGGAGCTGTTAACTTTTTGGGCTTCTTGTTTACCTTCTTGGTCCCAGAATCCAAGGGGAAATCGCTGGAGGAAATGTCAGGTGAAATCGGAGACATGAAAGAGGGAGGAGAAGAATTGGACCATCCAGCTTCTTACAATAACAGGACGGTTCCGGTGATATAA
- the LOC113716467 gene encoding uncharacterized protein, with translation MESEGQRTSSTPSAVLASLLCKRAKLHEELRSIEKQVYDMETSYLQDPSQCGNVLKGFEGFLSSSKNTTLLKRSRKFQPEDRLFSLSSTTSLAAEEQAAGRDGGALLANGQGKPKKGRGGPRDAKRSRQSSEPDFDYEDDADLM, from the exons ATGGAATCCGAAG GGCAAAGAACATCGTCAACTCCATCGGCAGTGCTGGCGTCACTCTTATGCAAAAGAGCCAAACTTCATGAAGAACTCCGTAGCATCGAGAAGCAG GTATATGATATGGAGACAAGTTATTTGCAGGATCCAAGCCAGTGTGGGAATGTTTTGAAAGGTTTTGAGGGGTTTCTATCCTCTTCCAAGAACACTACCCT TTTAAAGAGATCCAGGAAGTTTCAACCTGAAGATAGGCTGTTTTCATTATCTTCCACCACCTCACTGGCG GCAGAAGAACAAGCTGCTGGACGAGATGGTGGGGCTTTATTGGCTAATGGACA AGGGAAACCAAAGAAGGGTAGGGGTGGCCCTAGAGATGCAAAGAGATCGAGGCAATCAAGCGAACCAGATTTTGACTATGAAGACGATGCTGATTTAATGTAG